A genomic window from Rhizobium sp. 007 includes:
- the rlmN gene encoding 23S rRNA (adenine(2503)-C(2))-methyltransferase RlmN, translating to MSVMDAVTITKPAGQPRTELSPKPSLIGLSREEMGNALRERGVADKQVKMRVSQLWNWIYVRGTSDFDQMVNIAKDMREMLKQHFTIARPEIVEEQVSNDGTRKWLLRFPPRGAGRPVEVETVYIPEEGRGTLCISSQVGCSLTCSFCHTGTQRLVRNLTAEEILSQLLLARDRLGDFPDRDIPVGAMVPSEGRKVSNIVMMGMGEPLYNFDAVKQALLIATDGDGLSLSKRRVTLSTSGVVPEIFRTGDEIGVMLAISLHAVRDDLRDILVPINKKYPLKELIEACRAYPGLSNARRITFEYVMLKDVNDSLEDAKGLIQLLKGVPAKINLIPFNPWPGTNYQCSDWAQIEKFADFINSAGYASPIRTPRGRDILAACGQLKSESERMRKTERLAFEAMMIANHGVDD from the coding sequence ATGTCCGTCATGGATGCCGTGACCATCACCAAGCCTGCCGGGCAGCCGCGCACAGAGCTTTCGCCGAAGCCCTCGCTGATAGGCTTGAGCCGCGAGGAAATGGGTAATGCTCTTCGCGAGAGGGGCGTTGCCGACAAACAGGTGAAGATGCGCGTCAGCCAGCTCTGGAACTGGATTTATGTGCGCGGCACCTCCGATTTCGACCAGATGGTGAATATCGCCAAGGACATGCGAGAGATGCTGAAGCAGCATTTCACCATTGCGCGCCCGGAGATTGTCGAAGAGCAGGTTTCCAATGACGGCACCCGCAAGTGGCTGCTGCGCTTTCCGCCGCGCGGCGCCGGCCGTCCCGTCGAAGTTGAAACCGTCTATATCCCGGAAGAAGGTCGTGGCACGCTCTGCATCTCCAGCCAGGTCGGCTGTTCCCTGACCTGTTCCTTCTGCCATACCGGTACGCAGCGGCTGGTGCGTAACCTGACAGCGGAAGAAATCCTCTCGCAGCTCCTGCTGGCCCGCGACCGGCTTGGCGATTTCCCGGACCGCGATATTCCGGTCGGCGCCATGGTACCGTCGGAAGGCCGCAAGGTCAGCAACATCGTCATGATGGGAATGGGCGAGCCGCTCTACAATTTCGATGCGGTCAAGCAGGCACTGCTGATCGCCACGGATGGCGACGGGCTTTCGCTGTCGAAGCGCCGCGTCACGCTTTCCACCTCCGGCGTCGTGCCCGAGATTTTCCGCACTGGAGACGAGATCGGCGTCATGCTGGCGATCTCGCTGCATGCCGTGCGCGACGACCTGCGCGACATTCTCGTACCGATCAACAAGAAGTATCCGCTGAAGGAGCTGATCGAGGCCTGCCGGGCCTATCCAGGGCTTTCGAATGCACGCCGCATCACCTTCGAATATGTGATGCTGAAGGACGTCAACGACAGTTTGGAAGATGCCAAGGGGCTGATCCAGCTCCTGAAAGGCGTGCCTGCCAAGATCAACCTGATCCCGTTCAATCCCTGGCCGGGCACGAACTACCAGTGCTCTGACTGGGCGCAGATCGAGAAGTTTGCCGATTTCATCAATTCGGCAGGTTACGCCTCGCCAATCCGTACGCCGCGCGGCCGCGACATTCTCGCCGCTTGCGGCCAGCTGAAATCGGAATCCGAGCGCATGCGCAAGACCGAACGCCTGGCATTCGAGGCGATGATGATCGCCAATCACGGCGTGGACGACTGA
- a CDS encoding invasion associated locus B family protein gives MFVKSIVSALALVLITAGAAGAQQTAAAPTRIQQFQAWGAYSYKQGTGNVCYVLSVPTEKKPAGIDHGDNFFIVSQRPGQNISYEPQAMMGYTVKDGSKIEVVIDNKTFVMFTKDKAGWVENAAQEPALVAAMKGGKSMTVNATSRRGTATSYSYSLSGISASLKQIEACK, from the coding sequence ATGTTTGTAAAAAGTATCGTATCCGCTCTCGCACTCGTTCTCATCACGGCCGGAGCTGCAGGAGCACAGCAGACTGCTGCTGCGCCGACACGCATCCAGCAATTCCAGGCCTGGGGCGCCTATTCCTATAAGCAGGGCACCGGCAATGTTTGCTATGTGCTGTCCGTGCCGACCGAAAAGAAGCCGGCTGGCATTGACCACGGCGACAACTTCTTCATCGTCTCGCAGCGTCCTGGCCAGAACATCTCCTATGAGCCGCAAGCGATGATGGGCTACACGGTCAAGGACGGTTCGAAGATCGAAGTCGTCATCGACAACAAGACCTTCGTCATGTTCACCAAGGATAAAGCCGGCTGGGTCGAGAACGCGGCGCAGGAACCTGCGCTTGTGGCAGCCATGAAGGGCGGCAAGTCGATGACGGTCAATGCGACGTCTCGCCGAGGCACTGCCACATCCTACAGCTACTCGCTCTCCGGTATCTCCGCTTCGCTGAAGCAGATCGAAGCCTGCAAGTAA
- a CDS encoding YkvA family protein, with protein sequence MDEVKFGEILLPGDEDTQSRREKAVRKKFWPTFKRAVRQIPFSRDLVAGFYCALDPETPTRVRGILLAALAYFILPFDMVPDLFMLIGFSDDIAVLSAAFAMVSSHMKAKHYEAADRALADQPEGMKTI encoded by the coding sequence ATGGACGAGGTCAAATTCGGTGAAATCCTGCTGCCCGGGGACGAAGATACCCAGAGCCGGCGGGAGAAGGCTGTGCGGAAAAAGTTCTGGCCGACCTTCAAGCGGGCAGTGCGGCAGATTCCGTTTTCACGGGATCTTGTCGCAGGCTTCTATTGCGCGCTCGATCCGGAAACGCCGACGCGCGTGCGCGGCATTCTGCTTGCGGCTCTCGCCTATTTCATCCTGCCTTTCGACATGGTCCCGGACCTCTTTATGCTGATCGGCTTCTCGGACGATATTGCGGTACTCTCCGCGGCTTTCGCAATGGTCAGCAGCCATATGAAAGCGAAGCACTACGAGGCGGCGGATCGCGCGCTTGCCGATCAGCCGGAAGGCATGAAAACGATCTAG
- a CDS encoding 4a-hydroxytetrahydrobiopterin dehydratase, with amino-acid sequence MKQEKLERSAVDSQLAGLAGWSLDDGWASISKTFKFASFVEAFGFMTKAALAAEKLNHHPEWFNVYSRVEVKLNTHDAGGLTELDFKLAKAMDKAAGQID; translated from the coding sequence ATGAAACAGGAGAAACTGGAACGGAGCGCGGTCGACAGCCAGCTTGCCGGATTGGCGGGTTGGTCTTTGGATGATGGTTGGGCATCGATCTCGAAAACCTTCAAATTCGCAAGCTTCGTCGAAGCCTTCGGCTTCATGACGAAGGCGGCGCTTGCGGCAGAAAAGCTCAACCACCATCCGGAATGGTTCAATGTCTATTCCAGGGTCGAGGTGAAGCTGAACACGCATGATGCAGGTGGATTGACCGAACTCGACTTCAAGCTTGCCAAGGCGATGGACAAGGCCGCCGGGCAGATTGATTGA
- the thpR gene encoding RNA 2',3'-cyclic phosphodiesterase, with translation MPRLFTALEIPRNAAMSLSLLRGGLPGARWIDVENYHITLRFIGDVDGRTADEIVERLDRIDRPEFQIRLDGIGSFGSKKPHSVWAGVSPSPEMYALQAEIERICQRIGLPPDPRKFTPHVTLARMKSSRVDDVVHYLSSRGNFQTSSFTVPRFVLLSSRESVGGGPYLTEEVFPLSEAWSAPNLSTNAMQPVKSLV, from the coding sequence ATGCCGAGACTGTTTACCGCCCTCGAAATTCCGCGCAATGCGGCGATGAGCCTTTCATTGCTGCGCGGTGGTCTTCCCGGTGCAAGATGGATCGATGTGGAGAACTACCACATCACGCTGCGCTTCATCGGCGATGTCGATGGACGCACTGCTGACGAGATCGTTGAGCGCCTGGACCGGATCGATCGGCCCGAATTTCAGATCCGCCTTGACGGCATCGGCTCTTTCGGCTCGAAGAAACCGCATTCCGTCTGGGCAGGCGTTTCGCCCTCGCCGGAAATGTATGCGCTACAGGCTGAAATCGAGCGCATCTGCCAGCGGATCGGCCTGCCGCCGGATCCCCGAAAATTTACCCCGCATGTGACGCTGGCGCGGATGAAGTCCTCGCGCGTCGATGACGTCGTCCACTACCTTTCCAGCCGAGGCAACTTCCAGACGTCATCCTTCACCGTTCCACGCTTCGTGCTGCTTTCTTCGCGCGAATCGGTCGGCGGCGGGCCCTATCTGACGGAAGAAGTGTTCCCGCTGAGCGAGGCTTGGTCGGCGCCGAACTTGTCCACCAATGCGATGCAGCCGGTCAAAAGCCTCGTATAG
- a CDS encoding arylesterase, translated as MRFKVAALHIAVIAASLIFGTSANAATINLVGFGDSLMAGYQLPPGDGFPEKLQAALKAQGVDVSIANAGVSGDTTTGGLARIDWSVPDGTNGVILELGANDALRGIAPEESEKNLDAMIARLKDRGIAVLLVGMMAPPNMGGDYAARFNPIYQKLAEKHQVPLYPFFLDGVVMDTSLKLDDGMHPNAKGIDVMVQKMEPAVTEFIGTISTVKK; from the coding sequence ATGAGATTTAAAGTTGCCGCGCTTCACATCGCTGTCATTGCCGCTTCGTTGATTTTCGGGACGAGTGCCAATGCTGCGACGATCAACCTTGTCGGCTTCGGCGACAGCCTGATGGCAGGCTACCAATTGCCGCCCGGCGACGGCTTTCCGGAGAAGCTGCAAGCGGCCTTGAAGGCCCAAGGCGTCGATGTTTCGATCGCCAATGCCGGCGTTTCCGGGGACACGACGACCGGTGGGCTGGCGCGAATCGATTGGTCGGTCCCCGATGGCACCAACGGCGTCATCTTGGAGCTTGGCGCCAACGACGCGTTGCGCGGTATTGCCCCGGAAGAGAGCGAAAAGAACTTGGACGCGATGATTGCCCGGCTAAAGGATCGCGGCATCGCCGTGCTGCTCGTGGGCATGATGGCGCCGCCGAACATGGGTGGGGACTATGCTGCGCGTTTCAATCCAATCTACCAAAAACTCGCGGAAAAACATCAGGTTCCGCTTTACCCTTTTTTCCTTGACGGGGTCGTGATGGACACCAGTCTGAAGCTGGACGATGGAATGCATCCGAACGCGAAGGGCATTGATGTCATGGTTCAGAAGATGGAACCGGCTGTCACGGAATTCATCGGGACGATTTCTACTGTGAAGAAATAG
- a CDS encoding ABC transporter ATP-binding protein has protein sequence MAKTIIELKQADLTLGNAAASVHVLKGIDLSVAAGESVGIVGPSGSGKSTLLMVLAGLERLDTGEININDTPLHALSEDQVADFRGRNIGIVFQSFHLIANMTALENVAVPLELANVPNPFDIARRELKSVGLGERLSHYPGQLSGGEQQRVAIARALAPSPALLIADEPTGNLDTDTGRQIADLLFSKQAERGMTLLLVTHDVSLANRCSRQIKVRSGKIEGDSAARHSEAAIA, from the coding sequence TTGGCAAAAACCATCATCGAGCTCAAGCAGGCAGATTTGACGCTGGGCAACGCGGCAGCCTCCGTTCATGTCTTGAAGGGCATCGACCTTTCGGTCGCCGCCGGCGAGTCGGTCGGCATCGTCGGTCCGTCCGGCTCGGGAAAGTCCACGCTGCTGATGGTCCTCGCCGGCCTTGAGAGGCTCGATACCGGCGAGATCAATATAAACGACACGCCGTTGCACGCCCTCAGCGAAGATCAGGTCGCCGATTTCCGTGGCCGCAATATCGGCATCGTCTTCCAGTCGTTCCATCTGATCGCCAATATGACGGCACTTGAAAACGTCGCAGTCCCGCTTGAACTCGCAAACGTGCCGAACCCCTTCGACATCGCCCGTCGTGAGTTGAAATCGGTCGGGCTCGGCGAGCGGCTGAGCCACTACCCGGGCCAGCTTTCGGGCGGCGAACAGCAGCGCGTCGCCATCGCGCGCGCTCTTGCGCCTTCGCCAGCCCTTCTCATCGCCGACGAACCGACCGGTAATCTCGACACCGATACCGGCCGCCAGATCGCCGATCTGCTCTTTTCCAAGCAGGCCGAACGCGGCATGACACTGCTGCTCGTCACGCATGACGTCTCGCTTGCCAATCGCTGCTCGCGGCAGATCAAAGTCCGTTCCGGCAAGATCGAAGGCGATAGCGCGGCGCGCCATTCCGAAGCGGCCATCGCATGA
- a CDS encoding ABC transporter permease — MKLVAPRTALAFRLALRELRGGFRGFYIFLACIALGTGAIAAVNSISQSITDSIASQGQELLAGDVRFELNNREATQPEMNFLRGLGQVSISTGLRSMARKPDGSDQALVEVKSVDDTYPLYGKFTAEPDYPLSALLSDQNGTYGAVAAPLLLERLGLAVGDEILLGNATLSITGQVKTEPDALSEGFGFAPRLVVSRQALVASGLIQTGSLVEHVYKIKLDAPSERGSVRDRATREFPSAGWSIRTSDRAAPSLTENITRFSQFLTLVGLTALIVGGVGVANAVRAFLDAKRTTIATFKCLGAPAGVVVLVYLFQIAIIAFAGILFGLVIGALSPMLAAQFLAQFLPVSTEPTLYPDALLLAALFGILTTLAFAIMPLGHAREVPATALFREQGFEARRLPSLPYILLAALFMAGLAGLAIVTAYDRYIAVIFVGAIVFAFVILRAVAALIAWLAKRSPRVNSPALRLAIGNIHRPGALTPSVVLSLGLGLALLVTLTLIDGNLRRQLTGRMANGAPNFFFVDIQSAEVENFRSLISRQAPEGKLVEVPMLRGRILALNGKDVTKIQVPPGGQWVLRGDRGITYSQTIPENASLTEGSWWPQDYSGEPLVSFSSEEARELGLKIGDTVTVNVLGRNLTARIANLRKVEWESLSINFVMVFSPNTFRGAPHAWLATLTDPSATPAIEAAILKSVTNTYPTITSVRVKDAIDIVNTLVAQLATAIRAAASVALISSVLVLAGALAAGNRARTHDAVVLKTLGATRAMLIRAFSYEYLILGVATAVFALIAGGAAAWFIVSRIMRMPSTFLPDVAGLTLVTALVLTVGIGLVGTWRILGQKAAPVLREL; from the coding sequence ATGAAGCTTGTCGCCCCGCGCACCGCGCTTGCCTTCCGCCTTGCCCTTCGCGAACTCCGCGGCGGTTTCCGGGGCTTTTACATCTTCCTTGCCTGTATCGCACTCGGCACCGGCGCGATCGCCGCCGTCAATTCCATCTCGCAGTCGATCACCGACTCGATCGCCTCCCAGGGCCAGGAACTGCTCGCCGGTGACGTCCGCTTCGAGCTGAACAACCGTGAAGCAACCCAGCCGGAGATGAATTTCCTGCGGGGCCTCGGCCAGGTTTCCATCTCAACCGGTCTTCGTTCCATGGCACGAAAGCCAGACGGGTCGGATCAAGCGCTCGTCGAGGTCAAGTCGGTGGATGATACCTATCCGCTCTATGGCAAATTCACGGCCGAACCGGATTACCCCCTTTCGGCTCTGCTTTCCGATCAGAACGGAACCTATGGCGCCGTTGCGGCACCTCTCCTGCTGGAGCGGCTCGGTCTTGCAGTCGGCGACGAGATACTGCTCGGCAATGCCACCCTCAGCATCACAGGTCAGGTGAAGACCGAGCCGGACGCGCTTTCAGAAGGTTTCGGATTTGCGCCACGGCTGGTGGTCAGCCGCCAGGCCCTGGTTGCTTCCGGACTCATCCAGACCGGCAGCCTTGTCGAGCATGTCTACAAGATTAAGCTCGATGCCCCCTCCGAGCGCGGGAGCGTGCGCGACCGCGCCACCAGGGAGTTCCCATCGGCGGGCTGGTCGATCCGAACCAGCGACCGCGCGGCCCCGTCTCTCACCGAAAATATTACCCGCTTCTCGCAATTCCTGACGCTCGTCGGCCTGACCGCACTCATCGTCGGCGGTGTCGGCGTCGCCAACGCCGTGCGGGCCTTTCTGGATGCGAAGCGCACGACGATCGCGACGTTCAAATGCCTGGGGGCACCTGCTGGCGTCGTCGTCCTCGTTTATCTCTTCCAGATTGCGATCATCGCATTCGCCGGCATCCTGTTCGGCCTCGTCATCGGCGCCTTGTCGCCGATGCTTGCCGCGCAATTCCTGGCACAATTCCTGCCGGTTTCCACCGAACCGACGCTCTATCCGGACGCGCTGCTGCTCGCCGCACTCTTCGGCATCCTGACGACGCTCGCCTTCGCTATCATGCCGCTCGGCCATGCCCGGGAAGTGCCTGCAACTGCGCTCTTCCGCGAACAGGGTTTCGAGGCACGCCGCCTGCCCTCGTTGCCTTACATTTTGCTGGCCGCGCTCTTCATGGCTGGGCTTGCCGGTCTTGCGATCGTTACGGCCTACGACCGATACATCGCCGTCATCTTCGTCGGCGCGATTGTCTTTGCCTTCGTCATCTTGCGCGCCGTTGCAGCACTGATCGCCTGGCTCGCCAAGCGCAGCCCGCGTGTCAATTCACCAGCGCTCAGGCTTGCCATCGGCAACATCCATCGCCCCGGCGCGCTGACGCCGTCCGTCGTCCTCTCGCTCGGCCTCGGCCTCGCGCTATTGGTCACCTTGACGCTCATCGACGGCAACCTGCGCCGGCAATTGACCGGCCGCATGGCAAACGGCGCACCGAATTTCTTCTTCGTCGACATTCAGAGCGCCGAGGTCGAAAACTTCCGAAGCCTGATCAGCCGGCAGGCGCCGGAAGGCAAGCTCGTGGAAGTGCCGATGCTGCGGGGCCGCATTCTGGCGCTGAACGGCAAGGACGTAACCAAGATCCAGGTGCCGCCCGGCGGCCAATGGGTGCTGCGCGGCGACCGCGGCATCACCTATTCCCAGACGATACCGGAAAACGCCTCGCTGACAGAGGGAAGCTGGTGGCCGCAGGACTACAGCGGCGAACCGCTTGTCTCCTTCTCCTCGGAAGAAGCCAGGGAACTCGGCCTCAAAATCGGCGATACCGTCACCGTAAATGTGCTCGGCCGTAACCTGACGGCCAGGATCGCAAACCTGCGGAAAGTCGAGTGGGAATCGCTATCGATCAATTTCGTCATGGTCTTCTCGCCGAATACCTTCCGCGGCGCTCCGCATGCTTGGCTGGCAACGCTTACCGATCCCTCGGCGACACCGGCGATAGAAGCGGCTATCCTGAAATCCGTGACCAATACGTACCCGACGATCACCAGCGTGCGCGTCAAGGACGCAATCGATATTGTCAACACGCTGGTCGCGCAGCTCGCAACCGCGATCCGCGCCGCGGCCTCCGTTGCGCTTATCTCCTCCGTTCTGGTGCTTGCCGGCGCGCTTGCCGCCGGCAACCGGGCCCGAACACACGACGCCGTCGTCCTGAAGACGCTTGGCGCGACGCGGGCAATGCTCATCCGCGCCTTCAGCTACGAATATCTGATCCTGGGGGTTGCAACAGCGGTCTTTGCATTGATCGCCGGCGGCGCTGCGGCCTGGTTCATCGTCAGCCGCATCATGCGGATGCCTTCGACCTTCCTGCCGGATGTCGCCGGCCTCACGCTGGTCACCGCGCTGGTCCTGACAGTCGGCATCGGGCTCGTCGGCACCTGGCGCATTCTTGGCCAGAAGGCAGCACCCGTTTTGCGCGAACTATGA
- a CDS encoding Bax inhibitor-1/YccA family protein: MADLRNYQSRAQTGEMIDQGLRSYMLKVYNLMALGLAITGVAAFLSFQLAFADGQLTAFGQAIYVSPLKWVVIFAPLALVFFLSFRIGRMSVSAAQTTFWVYAALVGLSLSSLLLIYTGESVVQTFFITAASFGALSLYGYSTKRDLSAMGSFLIMGLFGLIIASLVNIFLASSAMQFAISVIGVLIFAGLTAYDTQRIKEMYFEADDVAVAGRKAIIGALTLYLDFINLFMFLLQFLGNRR; the protein is encoded by the coding sequence ATGGCTGACCTTCGTAACTACCAAAGCCGCGCACAAACTGGCGAGATGATCGATCAGGGCCTGCGCTCCTATATGCTCAAGGTCTACAACCTGATGGCGCTGGGTCTGGCGATCACGGGTGTAGCGGCATTTCTGTCATTCCAGCTCGCTTTTGCCGATGGTCAATTGACCGCCTTCGGCCAGGCGATCTATGTGAGCCCGCTGAAGTGGGTCGTGATCTTCGCTCCGCTGGCTCTGGTGTTTTTCTTAAGCTTCCGGATCGGCCGCATGAGCGTTTCCGCAGCGCAGACGACCTTCTGGGTCTATGCCGCGCTGGTCGGATTGTCGCTCTCGTCGCTGCTGCTGATCTACACGGGCGAGAGCGTCGTTCAGACGTTCTTCATCACGGCAGCCTCCTTCGGCGCACTGTCGCTCTACGGCTACTCGACAAAGCGTGACCTGTCGGCGATGGGCTCGTTCCTGATCATGGGTCTCTTCGGCCTGATCATCGCTTCGCTCGTCAACATTTTCCTGGCCTCCTCTGCGATGCAGTTCGCGATCTCAGTGATCGGCGTCCTGATCTTCGCAGGCCTTACTGCCTACGATACGCAGCGAATCAAGGAAATGTACTTCGAAGCCGATGACGTTGCCGTCGCCGGCCGGAAGGCGATCATAGGGGCGCTGACGCTCTATCTCGACTTCATCAACCTCTTCATGTTCCTGTTGCAGTTCCTCGGCAACCGCAGGTAA
- a CDS encoding GNAT family N-acetyltransferase: MPFFLRDATPSDLPAISEIYRESVLNGVASYEIIPPSESEMASRFSANTSLGYPYIAAVDENGALLGYAYASAFRTRPAYRWTVEDSIYLAPTARGLGIGRALLTALISRCTELGFRQMVAIIGGAHPASIALHCALGFEETGLLKGTGYKHGRWLDTMIMQRPLGDGKDSDPNPSVYPGTLFEG; encoded by the coding sequence ATGCCTTTCTTTCTTCGTGACGCCACTCCTTCCGACCTTCCCGCAATCTCGGAAATCTATCGCGAATCAGTCCTCAACGGCGTCGCGAGCTACGAGATCATCCCGCCTTCGGAATCCGAAATGGCCTCTCGCTTCTCTGCAAATACCAGTCTTGGGTATCCCTATATCGCGGCGGTTGATGAGAATGGAGCCTTGCTCGGCTATGCTTATGCTTCCGCCTTCCGCACCCGGCCTGCCTATCGCTGGACTGTGGAGGATTCAATCTATCTCGCGCCTACAGCGCGCGGCCTTGGCATTGGCCGGGCACTGCTAACAGCGCTGATTTCACGCTGCACGGAACTCGGCTTCCGCCAGATGGTAGCCATCATCGGCGGCGCCCATCCGGCTTCGATCGCGCTTCACTGCGCATTGGGTTTCGAAGAGACCGGCCTGCTGAAGGGTACCGGCTACAAACACGGCCGCTGGCTCGACACGATGATCATGCAGCGGCCGCTCGGCGATGGCAAAGACAGCGATCCTAACCCGTCGGTCTATCCCGGCACGCTGTTTGAGGGCTGA
- a CDS encoding DUF2794 domain-containing protein has translation MTDQPDLRHGDARSASSSSSVVVDLKEYKQSKDPPPVTFHRRELDAILWIYGRMVGEGEWKDYAIDHLKDKAVFAVFKRSGEMPLFRIEKDPRLAAKQGAYCVINANGMILKRGHDLQQVLKVFNKVLKLVET, from the coding sequence ATGACAGATCAGCCGGATTTGCGGCATGGCGACGCCCGTTCCGCCAGTAGTAGTTCCTCGGTCGTCGTCGATTTAAAAGAGTACAAGCAAAGCAAGGACCCGCCGCCGGTGACCTTTCATCGTCGCGAGTTGGATGCGATTTTGTGGATCTACGGAAGGATGGTTGGCGAAGGCGAGTGGAAAGATTACGCGATCGACCATCTGAAGGATAAGGCGGTCTTCGCCGTGTTTAAACGTTCAGGCGAGATGCCGCTTTTCCGCATCGAGAAAGATCCGAGGCTCGCCGCCAAGCAGGGCGCTTATTGCGTGATCAATGCAAACGGCATGATCCTCAAGCGCGGCCATGACCTGCAGCAGGTGTTGAAGGTCTTCAACAAGGTTCTCAAACTCGTCGAGACGTAA
- a CDS encoding thioredoxin family protein has protein sequence MSPRFLISLVAGMVLTAPLHAEDGKLKGVVELFTSQGCSSCPPADAAFRKLVGQGDVIALAYHVDYWNYLGWTDTLSSKENTERQYGYARMMGRSNVYTPQVVVNGRDHLTGSDLSAIYGKIDTFSTEGKGLTVPVDAQLRGDELEIKIGAGEGKANVVLVYFDKEKTIDVEKGENSGKKISYLNSVSDVETVGMWDGKAASLTLPASVLQKPGLEGCAILLQATTTDGDPAAIVGATIVMAGKNI, from the coding sequence ATGTCGCCGCGTTTTTTGATTTCGCTGGTCGCCGGTATGGTGCTTACAGCGCCGCTTCATGCCGAAGATGGCAAACTGAAAGGCGTCGTTGAACTTTTCACGTCGCAGGGATGCTCGTCCTGTCCTCCCGCCGATGCAGCCTTCCGGAAGCTGGTTGGCCAGGGCGATGTGATCGCACTCGCCTATCATGTGGACTACTGGAATTATCTCGGGTGGACGGACACGCTCAGTTCGAAGGAAAACACCGAGCGCCAATATGGTTATGCGCGGATGATGGGCCGCAGCAACGTCTACACACCGCAGGTCGTGGTGAACGGCCGCGATCACCTGACTGGCTCGGACCTTTCCGCCATTTATGGCAAGATCGATACATTTTCGACGGAAGGCAAAGGCTTGACCGTGCCCGTGGACGCGCAGCTGCGCGGCGACGAGCTCGAGATCAAGATCGGCGCCGGCGAAGGTAAGGCCAATGTCGTGCTTGTCTATTTCGACAAGGAAAAGACGATCGACGTCGAAAAGGGCGAAAACAGCGGCAAGAAGATTTCCTATCTCAACAGCGTCAGCGATGTCGAAACAGTCGGCATGTGGGATGGCAAGGCGGCAAGCCTGACGCTGCCCGCAAGCGTCCTGCAGAAGCCAGGACTGGAGGGTTGCGCCATCCTGCTTCAGGCGACGACAACAGACGGCGATCCGGCTGCGATCGTCGGCGCAACAATCGTCATGGCAGGCAAGAATATCTGA